The Delphinus delphis chromosome 7, mDelDel1.2, whole genome shotgun sequence genome includes a window with the following:
- the LOC132427874 gene encoding LOW QUALITY PROTEIN: large ribosomal subunit protein eL31-like (The sequence of the model RefSeq protein was modified relative to this genomic sequence to represent the inferred CDS: inserted 1 base in 1 codon; substituted 1 base at 1 genomic stop codon): protein MTLGDLTKRGEKDKGRSANNKVATREYTISIHKHIHGVGFETHTPWALIEIRKFATEEMRIPDMLIDARLSKAAWAEGIXNVPYCIHVXLSRKCNEDEDSPNKLYTLVTYVSVTTSKNLHSVSVDEN, encoded by the exons ATGACCCTTGGGGACCTGACG AAGCGTGGTGAGAAGGACAAGGGCCGTTCTGCCAACAATAAGGTAGCGACCAGAGAATACACCATCTCCATTCACAAGCACATCCATGGAGTGGGTTTCGAGACGCACACCCCTTGGGCACTCATAGAGATTCGGAAATTTGCCACGGAGGAGATGCGAATTCCAGATATGCTCATTGACGCCAGGCTCAGCAAAGCTGCCTGGGCTGAAGGAA AGAATGTCCCATACTGTATCCATGTGTGACTGTCCAGAAAATGTAATGAGGATGAAGATTCACCAAACAAGCTCTATACATTGGTCACCTATGTATCTGTCACCACTTCCAAAAATCTACATTCAGTCAGTGTGGATGAGAACTGA
- the ERICH2 gene encoding glutamate-rich protein 2 isoform X2 translates to MSKNVVITEQEKNNEYSPEDTDDKLSESTDDDGEDDTNDEDNEEDSNPNKDTHAPLELMTEFLRSEMGQDYHLAKKLCQKILIYEPENPEAKEFSSLIEEMLLMEKAQNLEEDDEESEEDSSGESEGESSEDPSEESSDECEDG, encoded by the exons ATGAGCAAAAATGTAGTCATTACAGAgcaggagaaaaataatgaatattccCCTGAGGATACTGATGACAAGTTGTCTGAATCAACagatgatgatggtgaggatgatACCAATGATGAAGATAATGAGGAAGACAGTAACCCTAATAAGGATACTCATGCCCCATTAGAGTTAATGACAGAA TTCCTGAGATCAGAAATGGGCCAAGACTACCATTTGGCAAAAAAATTATGTCAGAAGA TCCTAATCTATGAACCAGAAAATCCTGAGGCCAAGGAGTTTTCCTCACTTATTGAAGAAATGCTGCTGAtgg AGAAAGCTCAAAATCTGGAGGAAGATGATGAAGAGAGTGAAGAGGacagtagtggtgagagtgaaggGGAGAGCAGTGAGGATCCAAGTGAAGAAAGCTCTGATGAATGTGAAGATGGGTGA
- the ERICH2 gene encoding glutamate-rich protein 2 isoform X1, whose product MEQCQSEMSKNVVITEQEKNNEYSPEDTDDKLSESTDDDGEDDTNDEDNEEDSNPNKDTHAPLELMTEFLRSEMGQDYHLAKKLCQKILIYEPENPEAKEFSSLIEEMLLMEKAQNLEEDDEESEEDSSGESEGESSEDPSEESSDECEDG is encoded by the exons ATGGAGCAATGTCAGA GTGAAATGAGCAAAAATGTAGTCATTACAGAgcaggagaaaaataatgaatattccCCTGAGGATACTGATGACAAGTTGTCTGAATCAACagatgatgatggtgaggatgatACCAATGATGAAGATAATGAGGAAGACAGTAACCCTAATAAGGATACTCATGCCCCATTAGAGTTAATGACAGAA TTCCTGAGATCAGAAATGGGCCAAGACTACCATTTGGCAAAAAAATTATGTCAGAAGA TCCTAATCTATGAACCAGAAAATCCTGAGGCCAAGGAGTTTTCCTCACTTATTGAAGAAATGCTGCTGAtgg AGAAAGCTCAAAATCTGGAGGAAGATGATGAAGAGAGTGAAGAGGacagtagtggtgagagtgaaggGGAGAGCAGTGAGGATCCAAGTGAAGAAAGCTCTGATGAATGTGAAGATGGGTGA